From one Flavobacterium kingsejongi genomic stretch:
- a CDS encoding low molecular weight protein-tyrosine-phosphatase, which yields MPVRILMVCLGNICRSPLAEGILQSKLPREHFIVDSAGTGNWHVGKQPDSRSIAIAKSKGLDITHQRGRHFNVADFDRYDHIYVMDSSNYSDVLQLAPNAPAKNKVNMILDELFPNENVDVPDPYYGLENGFSNVYNMLDEACTLIATKLLQ from the coding sequence ATGCCGGTTAGAATACTCATGGTGTGCCTTGGAAACATCTGTCGATCTCCTTTGGCAGAAGGGATTTTACAGTCCAAACTACCCAGGGAACACTTTATTGTAGATTCTGCCGGAACCGGTAACTGGCACGTAGGCAAGCAACCCGACTCCCGCTCCATCGCTATCGCAAAAAGTAAAGGGCTCGATATCACCCACCAACGAGGACGCCATTTTAACGTGGCGGATTTTGACCGGTACGACCATATCTATGTGATGGATTCCAGCAATTACAGCGATGTCTTACAGCTGGCTCCAAATGCACCAGCCAAAAACAAAGTCAACATGATACTGGACGAGTTATTCCCCAATGAAAATGTTGATGTCCCGGATCCCTATTATGGACTTGAAAATGGCTTTTCTAATGTTTACAATATGCTCGATGAAGCTTGTACACTGATCGCCACGAAGCTATTACAATAG